The following DNA comes from Microcella sp..
TGAGCCCCTGGCCCTGCAGGCGCTGTTCGCTCACGAACTGATGCACGGGCAGCAGCTCGATCGTCGTGATGCCGAGGTCTTTCAGGTACGCGATCGTGGCGGGGTGTGCGAGCCCCGCGTAGGTGCCCCGCAGGTCGTCGGGCAGTTCGGGGGCGAGTTTGGTGAGGCCCTTGACGTGCGCTTCGTAGAGCACCGTGTGATCGAGGGGGATGCGCGGCTTCTGCGCGCCGCCCCAGTCGAAGGCGTCGTCTTGCACATAGGCGCGCCAGTCGCCGTCGGGGGTGCGGGCAAGGCCGCGCGCATACGGGTCGAGCAGCAGGCGCTCGGGGTCGTAAGAGTGGGTCGGGCCGGTCGGGCCGTCGACTCGCAGGGCATAGCGCGTGCCCGGGGTGAGTGATCGCGTCGTCGTGCGCCAGACTCCGAAGCGGTTGCGCTGCAGCTCGTGCGTCTCGGTGATCCACGAGGGGTCGTCGGCCGCGAGAATGCACAGTTGCATCGAAGTTGCGTGCTCGCTCCAGACGCGCAGCTCGCCGCCGCGCGAGGTCTGCCGCACCCCGAGGTGCCCGAGCGCATCCATCGAGGCCATGCGTCTTAGGCTAGGTCAACTGGCACCGCGCGCTGTTCACCGCCCCCGCGACGCTTGTCGGCGATCGGTCCCGCAGCGCCGTGTCGCACACCCGTGTCGCACCCCTGCCGAGAGGAGGCCCCGTGATCTACCTCGACCACGCCGCCACCTCGCCGATGCCTGCGGCCGTGCGCGAGGCCTACCTCGACGCTCTCGAGCTGCAGGGCAACCCTTCGTCGATTCACTCGGCCGGCCAGCGGGCGCGCGCCATGGTCGACGACGCTCGCGTGCGCATCGCGGCAACACTCGGCGTCGAGGCGATCGAGGTGACGTTTACGGGCGGCGGCACCGAGGCGGTGAACCTCGCGATCAAGGGGATGTTCTGGGCTCGCAACGCGTCAGCATCGCGCCCGGGCGGCGCGCGTGCTGCCGGTTCGGGCGACGCGCGACCTCGATCGCGCCTGCTGGTGCCGCGCGCCGAGCACCACGCCACCCTCGACGCGGTCGAGTGGCTCGCCCAGCACGAGGGCGCCGAACTGGTCTGGCTCGAGGTCGAAGAGCTCGGAGCCCTGCGCCTCGACCACCTGACCGAGGCGCTCGGCGACGGTTCTGACGTGGCCTTACTCACGATGCTCGCGGCGAACAACGAGGTCGGCACGCTGCAGCCGGTCGCGCAGGCTGCGGCGCTCGCTGCGGCAGTCGGCGTACCCGTGCACGTCGATGCGATCGCGGCCTACGGGCAGGTGCGGCTCGATCCGCTGCCGCACGGGGTGTCGGCCGTCTCGATATCAGCCCACAAGGTCGGCGGACCCGTCGGGGTCGGGGCGCTCGTGCTGCGTCGCACGGCCGAGGTCGTGCCGTTGCTGCACGGCGGCTCGCAGCAGCGCGGGCGCTCGGGCACCATGGACGCCGCGGGCGCCGAGGCCTTCGCTGTCGCGGCCGAGCTTGCTCACGCCGAGCTCGACGAGCGTGCGGAGCACAAGCGCGCGCTGCGCGAGCGGCTCGCGGAGGGCATCCGTCGGTCGGTGCCGCAGGCGGTGATCAGCGGGGCCGCGGGCGCGGTCGCTCGGGCGATGACCGATGCGCACTCCGGCGACGCGGCTCATGCCTCGGGCGGCCGCCTCGACTCGACCGAGCTCAATGCCCTCGCCTTGCCCGGCACCCTGCACTTCACCGTGCCGGGCGCCGAGGGCGACTCGCTGCTCATGCTGCTCGATGCGGCGGGCTTCGCCGTCTCGACGGGCTCGGCGTGCCAGGCGGGGGTTCCCGAGGCCTCGCACGTGCTGCTCGCGATGGGGCTGAGCGAAGCGGATGCTCGCGGCGCCCTGCGCGTCACCCTCGGCCCGGCGACCACGGTCGACGAGATCGACGCGCTGCTGGCTGCGCTGCCGGCCGCGGTCGAGCGCGCGCAGGCGGCGGGTCTCGCGGCGCAGGTTCCGCGCCTGGGCCGCTGAGCGCGCACCAAGCGGAGCCGCGTACCCTGGAAGCATGCGAGTTCTGGCAGCGATGAGCGGCGGCGTCGACAGCGCCGTGGCCGCTGCGCGCGCGGTCGACGCCGGCCATGACGTCGTCGGCGTGCACCTGGCGCTCAGCCGCATGCCCGGAACCCTGCGCACCGGAGCGCGCGGCTGCTGCACGATCGAAGACAGCCTCGACGCGCGTCGAGCGGCCGAAAAGCTCGGCATCCCCTTCTACGTGTGGGATTTCAGCGAGCGCTTCCGCGCCGACGTCGTCGACGATTTCATCGCCGAGTACGCCGCGGGTCGCACCCCGAACCCCTGCATGCGCTGCAATGAGCGCATCAAGTTCGCGGCCGTGCTCGAGAAGGCTCTCGCGCTGGGCTTCGACGCCGTCGCAACCGGCCACTATGCCCACATCGTCACCGACGCCGCGGGCAATCGCGAGCTGCACCGCGCATCGGACGAGGCCAAAGACCAGTCGTACGTGCTCGGCGTGCTGACAACCGAGCAGCTCGCGCACTCGATGTTTCCGCTCGGCACGACGCCGTCGAAGGCCGTCGTGCGCGCCGAGGCCGAGGCGCGGGGGCTGACGGTGGCGCAGAAGCCCGACAGTCACGACATCTGCTTCATTCCCGACGGCGACACCCGCGGATGGCTCGCCGACCGCATCCCGCCCACCGAAGGCACGATCGTCGACCGATCGGGCGAGGTCGTGGGGGCGCATGACGGGGCCACGAGCTTCACGGTCGGTCAGCGCCGTGGACTCAACCTCGGCGTGCCCGCACCCGATGGTCGCCCGCGCTTCGTGCTCGAGGTGCGCCCGAGCTCGAACGAGGTCGTCGTGGGCCCGCGCGAGGCGCTCGCGATCCGCGAGCTCGCCGGGCGGCGCTTCACGTGGGCGGGGCTCGACCCGGTCGCGAGCGGCATCACCGCCGTCGACAATTCTGCGGGGCCCGATGCTCCGGATGCCCTCCTGCCGTTCGACTGCCACGTGCAGGTGCGCGCTCACGCCGACCCCGTGCCCGCGGTCGCGCGCGTCGCCAATGGCGAGCTCGTCGTCACGATCAGCGAGCCACTGCTCGGCGTCGCGCCGGGCCAAACCGCGGTCATCTACGTAGGCACTCGTGTGCTCGGACAGTGCACGATCGACCGCACGGTCGCGGCCGACCTCGTCGCGGCGCAGTAGGGCCAGGCGCACCGAGCCTCGCGGGGCCCGCCGCTCTCTAGACTGGCGCCGTGACCGCCGAGCTGCTGCGCCTGACTGACGCGCCCGCGACGCGCCCTGGCGCCGCGCCCGCCGACTTCTGGCCGCGCTTGACCGCCGCAACGGCGCACCTCGACCCGCCGCTGGGCGTCATCGATCGCGCGGCATTCGCGTTCAACGCCGCCGACCTCGTGCGTCGTGCCGGGGGAGTGCCCATCAGGGTGGCGAGCAAGTCGATCCGCGTGCGCGGCCTGCTCGACGCGGTGCTCGCGCACCCCGGCTTCGCGGGAGTTCTCGCCTACACGCTGCCCGAGGCGCTGTGGCTCGCGACCCCGCGCGCGACGGGCGGCACGAGCGCGGGCACCCCGGGCAGCGCGGACGGCAGCATCGACGACGTCGTGCTGGGCTACCCCACGACCGATCGCGCGGCCCTCGCGCGGCTCGCGGCCGACGAGCAGCTGGCCGCGCGCGTAACACTCATGATCGACGACGTCGCCCACCTCGATCTGATCGACTCGGTCACCCCGCCGGGCGCGAGGCCGAGCATCCGCATCGCGCTCGAACTCGATGCGAGCTGGCGCGGCCCGCTCGGCCATCTCGGGGTGCGACGCAGTCCGCTGCACGAACCTGAGCAGCTCGCTGCCCTCGCCCGCACGGTCACCGAGCGCCCCGGCTTCACGCTCGTCGGGGTCATGGCCTATGAGGCGCAGATCGCCGGTCTCGGCGACGCGCCGCCGGGGCGGCCGGTGCGCGGTGCGCTCGTGCGCGGCATCCAGCGACGGTCTCGTGCCGAGCTTGCCGACCGTCGTGGTCGTGCCGTCGCCGCCGTGCGCGCAATCGCCGAGGCCGCGGGCACGCCCCTGCAGTTCGTGAACGGCGGCGGCACCGGAAGCCTCGAGTCGACCGCCGCCGACCCCAGCGTCACCGAGCTCGCCGCCGGCAGCGGACTCATGGGCCCGCACCTGTTCGACACGTACCGCGGCTTCACGCCCGCGCCCGCTGCTGCGTTCGCCCTGCCGGTCGTGCGCCGCCCCACCGACGACATCGCCACGCTGTTGGGCGGCGGCTGGATCGCGAGCGGGCCCGCGGGCGCCGACCGCGTTCCGCAGGTGGTGTGGCCCGAAGGCCTGCGGATGCTCGGCTCCGAGGGTGCCGGAGAAGTACAGACTCCTCTGCGCGGGGCCGCCGCCCGCACGCTGCACGTGGGCGACAAGGTCTGGCTGCGCCACACGAAGGCGGGGGAGCTCAGCGAGCACCTCGACGCCTTCCACGTCGTCGACGGCGACCGGGTGGTGGGCGAGCTGCCGACGTATCGCGGCGAAGGGCAGGTGTTCTTGTGAGCGAGAGCAGCGCGACCGAGGCGCACGCAACCCGGCTGAGGGGCACGCAGGCAACGGCGGCCACCTCCGAAACCAGCGCGAGGCGCACACGCGCCTCGCGCCCGTGGCGCAATTGGGCTCGCACCGAGCAGGTGACGCCCGCGCGCGTCGAGCGCCCGGCGAGCGGTGACGAGGTCGTCGCCGCGATCGCGCGGGCTCGCACCGACGGGCTGCCCGTCAAGGCGATCGGCTCGGGCCACTCGTTCACGGGCATTGCCGTCGCGCCGGGCGTGCAGCTCGACCTGACCGACCTGGCCGGCCTCACGCACCTCGACGCCACCACCGGTCTCGTCACCCTCGCGGCCGGCACCAAGCTGCACGCCGCCTCGGCGCTTCTGCACGAGCACGGCCTCGCGTTCGAAAACCTGGGCGACATCGACGTGCAGTCGATCTCGGGGGCGCTCAGCACCGGCACCCACGGCACGGGTCGGGCATTCGGCGGCCTGGCCACGCAACTTCGGAAGGTGACCCTCGCCACCGCCGACGGTCACCTCTTGCCCATCAGCCCGACCCTGAACGCCGAGCTGTGGCCCGCCGCGCGCCTCGGGCTCGGAGCCCTCGGGGTGCTCGTCGACCTCACCGTGCAGACGGTGCCGACGTTCGTGCTCGCGGCAGACGAGCATCCGGAGCCCCTCGATGACGTTCTCGACGACTGGCCGAACCGGTCGACGCAGGCCGACCACGTCGAGTTCTATTGGTTTCCGCACACGAAACTCGCCCTCACCCGCAGCAACACGCGTTTGCCCGCCGATGCCCCGCGGCAGCCGGTCGGTCGCGTGAAGCGCTGGGTCGACGACGACCTGCTCGGCAACGGGCTCTACGAGGTGCTGTGCCGCATCGGCTCGATCGCGCCCGGCACGATTCCCGGGTTCAACCGGCTCGCGTGCGGCGTGGCCTTCAACCGACAGGCCGCCGACTTCTCGCACCGCGTGTTCGCGAGCGAGCGGCGCGTGCGGTTCCGCGAGATGGAGTACTCGGTGCCGCTCGACGCCGTCGCACCCGTCATGCGCGAGCTCGACCGCGTGATCGAGGCAAACGGCTGGCGCATCTCGTTTCCGATCGAGGTGCGCGCAACGGCCGCCGACGACGTGTGGCTCTCGACCGCGCACGGCCGCGAGAGCAGCTACATCGCCGTGCACCGCTACCACCGCGAGGATGCTCACGACTACTTCGCCGCCGCCGAGGCGATCCTGCGCGCGCACGACGGCCGCCCGCACTGGGGCAAGCTGCACAGCCGCACGGCGGATGATCTGAGGCCCGCCTACGCGCACTTCGACGAGTTCCTCGCCGTGCGCGACCGACTCGACCCCGACCGGGTCTTCACGAACCCCTACCTCGACCGAGTCCTCGGCCCCTAGCCGCAGAGTCAGGGCGCGCTCCTAGACTGTGCGCGTGGCTGAGAAACCCGTCGACGAGCGCGATGTCGAGACCCTGACCCGCGACGAGGCCCGGGCCGAGGTCGAGGCGCTCACGAGTCGCATCCTTGAGTTGCGAGACGCCTACTACTCGCGCGACACCGTGCTCGACGACGACGCCACGTATGACGCGATGGTGCGGCGGCTCGAGCTCATCGAGCATGCGTTCCCCGAGCTGCAGAGCCAAGACTCACCGACGCAGACGGTCGGCGGTCGCGCCGAGACCACGATGTTCGCCCCGGTCGAGCACGCCGAGCGCATGCTCAGCCTCGACAACGTGTTCAACGTCGACGAGTTCGCCGAGTGGGCGGCGAAGGTCGAGCGCGACGCAGGGCGCCCGGTGCGCTGGCTGTGCGAGCTCAAGATCGACGGGCTGGCCCTCAACCTGCGCTACGAGCGCGGAGTTCTGGTCACGGCGGCCACGCGCGGCGACGGACGCGTGGGCGAAGACGTGACGCCCAACGTGCTGCAACTCTCGGGCATCCCGACCCGGCTCGCTGGCGACACCGCAGAGTTGCCCGACCTCGTCGAGGTGCGCGGCGAGGTGTTCATTCCGAAGGCGGCATTCGACGAGCTCAACGCCTTGCAGCGCGCGGCGGGCGAGCGCGAGTTCGCCAACCCGCGCAACGCCGCGAGCGGCAGCCTGCGCCAGAAGGCTGAGGGCAAGAACGCCGAGCAACTCGTGCGCATGCGTGACCGACTGAGCCGACTGCGGATGCTCGTGCACGGTATCGGCGCCTGGCCGAACCCGCCCGTCACCGCGCAGAGCGAGGTCTACGAGCTACTCGAGCGCTGGGGGCTGCCGATCAGCACGCACTTCCGCGTGCACGACACTGCCGCCGGCGCCGCCGAGTTCATCGCCTTCCACGGCGAGCACCGCCACGCCGTCGAGCACGAGATCGACGGTGTCGTCGTCAAGGTCGACGAGCTCGAGTTACACGGCGAGCTTGGCGCCACGAGTCGTGCCCCCCGCTGGGCCATCGCCTACAAGTACCCGCCCGAACAGGTGAACACGAAACTGCTCGACATCGTCGTGAGCGTCGGCCGCACGGGTCGCGCGACTCCGTTCGCGGTCATGGAGAAGGTGCGCGTCGCCGGCAGTGAGGTGCGCCAGGCCACGCTGCACAATCAAGTCGTCGTCAAGGCCAAGGGCGTGCTCATCGGCGACACGGTCGTGCTGCGCAAGGCCGGCGACGTGATCCCCGAAGTGCTCGGGCCCGTCGTCGAGCTGCGCGACGGCACCGAGCGCGAGTTCGTTATGCCGCGCGATTGCCCCGAGTGCGGCACGCCGCTCGCTCCGGCGAAAGAGGGCGACATCGACTTGCGTTGCCCCAACGCACGCAGCTGCCCCGCCCAGGTGCGCGGCCGTGTCGAGCACATCGGCAGTCGTGGTGGCCTCGACATCGAAGGCCTCGGTGAGATCAGCGCGGCCGCGCTCACGCAGCCCCAGATTCCGGATGCTCCGCCGCTGATCACCGAGGCGGGCCTGTTTGACCTCACGCTCGACCAGCTGCTGCCCATCGAAGTGGTCGTGCGCGATGCCGAGACGGGGCTCGCCAAGCTCGACGACGAGGGCGAGGCCAAGTTGCGCTCGCCGTTCCGCAAGATCGAGCAGCAGTACGGGCCCGAGGCTGAAGGGCTCGAGCCGGCCGAGATTCGTGCGCGGGGCATCCGTCGTCAGCCGGCTGCCGTGCCGAGTGCGCTGGCGCTGCAGCTTCTCGACGAGCTCGAGAAGGCCAAGACTAAGCCGCTGTGGCGCATGCTCGTGTCGCTCAATATTCGCCATGTCGGCCCGGTTGCCGCTCGTGCGCTGGCCGACTGGTTCGGGTCACTCGACGCGATCAGGGCGGCAACCCTCGACGAGCTCGCGGCCGTCGATGGCGTGGGGGCGATCATCGCCGAGGCCGTGCAGGAGTGGTTCGCGGTCGACTGGCACGTCGAGATTGTCGAGCGCTGGGCGGCTGCCGGAGTGCAGTGGGCGACGCCAGGTCACGCCGGACCAGGTGCGGCGGCCGCCGCCGGGGGAGTGCTCGCGGGGCTCACCGTCGTCGCCACGGGATCTCTCGAGGGTTTCACGCGCGAAGGTGCCCAAGAAGCGATCATCGCGGCGGGCGGCAAGGCCGCGTCGAGTGTGTCGAAGAAGACCGACTTCGTGGCGGCCGGCCCCGGAGCCGGTTCGAAGCTCGCGAAAGCCGAAGAGCTCGGGCTGCGCATCATCGACGCCGAGCAGTTCGCGATTCTGGTCAGCGAAGGGCCAGACTCACTGCCTCCGGCATAGCGAGAGCCGGTTTTCACACTCCCTTCCCAGATGTCGGCCATGTAAAGACTGAGTGTGAATTGGGAAGAACTTTCGTTTCACCCCCAAAGTGGGGTGCTTTTCCCCTAGCATGAAACTGCGCCGAGGGTACTGAAGTGGGGAAGCCCAGACCCTCGGTAGTGAGGGGATTCACGGCTTGCTGCTCGAAGCGATCAGTATTTTCATCGCCTCGCTCACCGTCGTCACGGTCGCGGGGCCTGTTTCCGCGCCCGAAAACTCTGCACCGCCTGCCATCTCGATCATCGCGACACCCTCGACTTCCGCTTTCGAGCGGAGCATCGACCTGCCCACCAGTACCCAGCCGAGTACCGCCTCCACAGCTCCGGTCCCCCCCCAATCGACCTTGAGCGTGACCAGAACGACTGGCGTTTCTCTGCTGCACGCTCTCACCGCGATGCCCCCCACCGCGGTGACCGACTACGTGGAGGAGAACCCCCAACTTCTCCGCGCACTGCTGGAGGCTCCCCCGGCCGCCACGCAGGTGAGCGGCTGGTGGGCAGGTCTTGATGACACGGCACGGCGGTCGATGACCGCGGTGGCCCCCGAACTGATCGGCAACCTCGACGGCATTCCCTACGCCGTGCGCAATGATGTGAACCGTCGAGAGCTGCGCTCGACGATCCGTGAGCTCGAACTACACGGGCTGGATGCTGGTCGAGCCGTCGCTGCCCAGAACCTGAACCGGCTGCAGATGCTCTACTCGATCGCCGACGCGCTCGGCCCGGCTGCGGCGAACCCCCCGCGTTCGCTGCTGACCCTCGACACCCTTGACGAGGGCAAGGCGACGATCGTGCTCGGCGACCTCGACACGGCCGACTACGTGAGCTACCTGATTCCGGGCATGTTCATCACCGTGAGCGGCAATGTCGTCGAGTGGACCGA
Coding sequences within:
- a CDS encoding amino acid deaminase/aldolase, with translation MTAELLRLTDAPATRPGAAPADFWPRLTAATAHLDPPLGVIDRAAFAFNAADLVRRAGGVPIRVASKSIRVRGLLDAVLAHPGFAGVLAYTLPEALWLATPRATGGTSAGTPGSADGSIDDVVLGYPTTDRAALARLAADEQLAARVTLMIDDVAHLDLIDSVTPPGARPSIRIALELDASWRGPLGHLGVRRSPLHEPEQLAALARTVTERPGFTLVGVMAYEAQIAGLGDAPPGRPVRGALVRGIQRRSRAELADRRGRAVAAVRAIAEAAGTPLQFVNGGGTGSLESTAADPSVTELAAGSGLMGPHLFDTYRGFTPAPAAAFALPVVRRPTDDIATLLGGGWIASGPAGADRVPQVVWPEGLRMLGSEGAGEVQTPLRGAAARTLHVGDKVWLRHTKAGELSEHLDAFHVVDGDRVVGELPTYRGEGQVFL
- the ligA gene encoding NAD-dependent DNA ligase LigA; the encoded protein is MAEKPVDERDVETLTRDEARAEVEALTSRILELRDAYYSRDTVLDDDATYDAMVRRLELIEHAFPELQSQDSPTQTVGGRAETTMFAPVEHAERMLSLDNVFNVDEFAEWAAKVERDAGRPVRWLCELKIDGLALNLRYERGVLVTAATRGDGRVGEDVTPNVLQLSGIPTRLAGDTAELPDLVEVRGEVFIPKAAFDELNALQRAAGEREFANPRNAASGSLRQKAEGKNAEQLVRMRDRLSRLRMLVHGIGAWPNPPVTAQSEVYELLERWGLPISTHFRVHDTAAGAAEFIAFHGEHRHAVEHEIDGVVVKVDELELHGELGATSRAPRWAIAYKYPPEQVNTKLLDIVVSVGRTGRATPFAVMEKVRVAGSEVRQATLHNQVVVKAKGVLIGDTVVLRKAGDVIPEVLGPVVELRDGTEREFVMPRDCPECGTPLAPAKEGDIDLRCPNARSCPAQVRGRVEHIGSRGGLDIEGLGEISAAALTQPQIPDAPPLITEAGLFDLTLDQLLPIEVVVRDAETGLAKLDDEGEAKLRSPFRKIEQQYGPEAEGLEPAEIRARGIRRQPAAVPSALALQLLDELEKAKTKPLWRMLVSLNIRHVGPVAARALADWFGSLDAIRAATLDELAAVDGVGAIIAEAVQEWFAVDWHVEIVERWAAAGVQWATPGHAGPGAAAAAGGVLAGLTVVATGSLEGFTREGAQEAIIAAGGKAASSVSKKTDFVAAGPGAGSKLAKAEELGLRIIDAEQFAILVSEGPDSLPPA
- a CDS encoding D-arabinono-1,4-lactone oxidase, which translates into the protein MRGTQATAATSETSARRTRASRPWRNWARTEQVTPARVERPASGDEVVAAIARARTDGLPVKAIGSGHSFTGIAVAPGVQLDLTDLAGLTHLDATTGLVTLAAGTKLHAASALLHEHGLAFENLGDIDVQSISGALSTGTHGTGRAFGGLATQLRKVTLATADGHLLPISPTLNAELWPAARLGLGALGVLVDLTVQTVPTFVLAADEHPEPLDDVLDDWPNRSTQADHVEFYWFPHTKLALTRSNTRLPADAPRQPVGRVKRWVDDDLLGNGLYEVLCRIGSIAPGTIPGFNRLACGVAFNRQAADFSHRVFASERRVRFREMEYSVPLDAVAPVMRELDRVIEANGWRISFPIEVRATAADDVWLSTAHGRESSYIAVHRYHREDAHDYFAAAEAILRAHDGRPHWGKLHSRTADDLRPAYAHFDEFLAVRDRLDPDRVFTNPYLDRVLGP
- a CDS encoding cysteine desulfurase family protein yields the protein MIYLDHAATSPMPAAVREAYLDALELQGNPSSIHSAGQRARAMVDDARVRIAATLGVEAIEVTFTGGGTEAVNLAIKGMFWARNASASRPGGARAAGSGDARPRSRLLVPRAEHHATLDAVEWLAQHEGAELVWLEVEELGALRLDHLTEALGDGSDVALLTMLAANNEVGTLQPVAQAAALAAAVGVPVHVDAIAAYGQVRLDPLPHGVSAVSISAHKVGGPVGVGALVLRRTAEVVPLLHGGSQQRGRSGTMDAAGAEAFAVAAELAHAELDERAEHKRALRERLAEGIRRSVPQAVISGAAGAVARAMTDAHSGDAAHASGGRLDSTELNALALPGTLHFTVPGAEGDSLLMLLDAAGFAVSTGSACQAGVPEASHVLLAMGLSEADARGALRVTLGPATTVDEIDALLAALPAAVERAQAAGLAAQVPRLGR
- the mnmA gene encoding tRNA 2-thiouridine(34) synthase MnmA encodes the protein MRVLAAMSGGVDSAVAAARAVDAGHDVVGVHLALSRMPGTLRTGARGCCTIEDSLDARRAAEKLGIPFYVWDFSERFRADVVDDFIAEYAAGRTPNPCMRCNERIKFAAVLEKALALGFDAVATGHYAHIVTDAAGNRELHRASDEAKDQSYVLGVLTTEQLAHSMFPLGTTPSKAVVRAEAEARGLTVAQKPDSHDICFIPDGDTRGWLADRIPPTEGTIVDRSGEVVGAHDGATSFTVGQRRGLNLGVPAPDGRPRFVLEVRPSSNEVVVGPREALAIRELAGRRFTWAGLDPVASGITAVDNSAGPDAPDALLPFDCHVQVRAHADPVPAVARVANGELVVTISEPLLGVAPGQTAVIYVGTRVLGQCTIDRTVAADLVAAQ